Proteins found in one Sporosarcina sp. FSL K6-3457 genomic segment:
- the purE gene encoding 5-(carboxyamino)imidazole ribonucleotide mutase: protein MEPKIGVIMGSKSDWETMKHACDILDELAVPYEKKVVSAHRTPDFMFEYAEQAQGRGIQAIIAGAGGAAHLPGMVAAKTLLPVIGVPVQSKALNGMDSLLSIVQMPGGVPVATVSIGKAGAINAGLLAAQFLGVNDPVLMKRLEERRQQMRDIALESSGDLV, encoded by the coding sequence GTGGAACCGAAAATCGGTGTGATTATGGGAAGCAAGAGTGACTGGGAAACGATGAAACATGCATGTGACATTTTGGACGAGCTTGCTGTTCCTTACGAGAAGAAAGTCGTCTCAGCGCATCGTACGCCTGATTTCATGTTTGAATACGCAGAGCAAGCCCAAGGACGTGGCATACAGGCAATCATCGCCGGCGCAGGTGGGGCAGCTCACTTACCAGGAATGGTTGCGGCAAAAACATTGCTTCCCGTCATTGGAGTACCTGTTCAGTCCAAGGCGTTGAATGGCATGGACTCTCTATTATCGATTGTTCAAATGCCAGGTGGTGTGCCAGTTGCTACTGTCTCAATTGGTAAAGCAGGTGCAATCAATGCAGGTCTACTTGCAGCTCAATTTTTAGGTGTCAATGATCCAGTACTAATGAAACGCTTAGAAGAACGTCGTCAACAAATGCGTGATATTGCATTGGAAAGCAGCGGTGATTTAGTATGA
- the purK gene encoding 5-(carboxyamino)imidazole ribonucleotide synthase: MKTILPGQTIGIIGGGQLGRMMGLAAKEAGFKIAVLDPVMDSPCGQIADIRIVAPYNDEAALEELGEVSDVITYEFENIDYEGLKRLTQIAHVPQGAELVRITQNRINEKAEIMASGAPVANYVTAQTFEELTTKIADVGFPCIVKTAFGGYDGKGQVKIEREEDLHEAESLFVHSACIAEAFVPFTKEISVIIQRNAAGQSYCLPVAENIHKNHILHESIVPARVDQNVIVQAEEAATKIADYLELVGTLAVEMFVLENDEIVINELAPRPHNSGHYSIEACNVSQFHQHVRAVCGWPLREPKLWAPSIMVNVLGQHVAPLKKVVTNYPDWSIHLYGKEEAKDNRKMGHVTIMTDNVEKMLEEIESTGIWA; encoded by the coding sequence ATGAAAACCATTTTGCCAGGCCAGACAATTGGTATTATTGGTGGAGGTCAGCTGGGGCGGATGATGGGACTTGCTGCGAAAGAGGCGGGATTCAAAATTGCTGTACTGGATCCTGTTATGGACTCTCCTTGTGGCCAGATTGCCGATATCCGAATTGTTGCTCCTTATAACGATGAAGCGGCACTTGAGGAGCTTGGTGAGGTCAGTGACGTTATCACATACGAATTTGAAAATATCGATTATGAAGGCTTAAAAAGGCTTACTCAAATCGCGCATGTCCCACAGGGGGCTGAGCTTGTTCGCATTACACAGAACCGAATTAATGAAAAAGCAGAAATTATGGCATCGGGTGCCCCTGTTGCTAATTATGTGACAGCACAGACATTTGAAGAACTGACAACAAAAATTGCAGATGTAGGCTTCCCATGTATCGTCAAAACAGCATTTGGCGGTTATGACGGAAAAGGGCAAGTGAAAATTGAACGTGAAGAAGATTTGCATGAGGCGGAATCACTGTTTGTTCATTCAGCTTGTATCGCAGAAGCTTTCGTGCCATTTACAAAAGAAATTTCAGTCATTATCCAGCGTAATGCAGCAGGTCAATCCTATTGCCTACCCGTCGCTGAAAATATTCATAAAAACCATATCTTACACGAATCAATCGTGCCTGCGCGAGTAGATCAGAATGTCATTGTACAAGCTGAAGAGGCAGCGACGAAAATCGCTGATTATCTTGAACTTGTTGGAACGTTGGCAGTTGAAATGTTCGTTCTTGAAAATGATGAAATCGTCATTAATGAATTAGCACCACGTCCTCATAATTCGGGTCATTATTCGATTGAGGCTTGTAATGTTTCGCAGTTCCATCAGCATGTTCGTGCTGTTTGCGGCTGGCCGCTTCGCGAGCCGAAACTATGGGCACCGTCTATTATGGTGAATGTACTTGGTCAACATGTGGCACCACTTAAGAAAGTCGTGACGAATTATCCTGATTGGTCCATCCATTTATACGGCAAAGAGGAAGCGAAGGATAATCGGAAGATGGGACATGTGACCATCATGACGGACAATGTTGAAAAAATGCTAGAAGAGATTGAATCTACGGGCATTTGGGCGTAA
- the purS gene encoding phosphoribosylformylglycinamidine synthase subunit PurS: protein MTKVNVYVTLRESVVDPQGIAAKEALQTMGYQEVENVRIGKLIELELAGSATEIDARVKEMCDKLLVNKVIEDYRYEIGEVAGK from the coding sequence ATGACGAAAGTAAACGTATACGTAACACTCCGTGAAAGTGTTGTTGATCCACAAGGAATTGCAGCGAAAGAAGCGCTTCAAACGATGGGTTATCAGGAAGTCGAAAACGTCCGCATCGGGAAATTGATTGAACTTGAACTAGCGGGTTCAGCGACAGAAATCGATGCACGTGTCAAAGAAATGTGCGACAAGCTTTTGGTCAATAAAGTTATCGAAGATTACCGATACGAAATCGGGGAGGTCGCGGGCAAATGA
- the purQ gene encoding phosphoribosylformylglycinamidine synthase subunit PurQ, whose product MKFAILVFPGSGCDIDMHHAVNEVLGKDAQYVWHTEANLENFDAVLIPSGASYGDYLRPGALAQSSPAIDSLKAFAASGKPVLGVGNGFQILAEAGLLPGAFLRNKGLKFRSGKAKLTVHNTDSKFTADYNKGQEITVPFAHEHGNYYVDEQTVAELKNNNRIVFTYADGNVDGSTEAIAGVLNEQGNVLGMMPLPERAVEEIIGGTDGLPLFNSILKRWSENNVSQA is encoded by the coding sequence ATGAAGTTCGCTATTCTAGTTTTTCCGGGATCGGGCTGTGACATCGATATGCATCACGCGGTAAATGAAGTGCTAGGGAAAGACGCACAATATGTTTGGCATACAGAAGCGAATCTTGAAAACTTTGATGCAGTACTTATACCAAGTGGTGCATCATATGGCGATTATCTTCGCCCAGGTGCACTTGCACAAAGCTCACCAGCCATTGACAGCTTGAAAGCATTTGCGGCGTCAGGCAAACCAGTGCTAGGTGTAGGTAACGGCTTCCAAATTCTTGCGGAAGCAGGGCTTTTACCAGGTGCCTTCTTGCGCAACAAAGGTTTGAAATTCAGATCAGGTAAGGCGAAATTGACGGTCCACAATACGGATTCAAAATTTACGGCTGATTATAATAAAGGTCAAGAAATTACAGTTCCATTTGCGCATGAACATGGTAACTATTATGTGGATGAACAAACTGTTGCAGAACTAAAAAATAATAACCGTATTGTCTTTACATATGCGGATGGTAATGTGGATGGTAGTACCGAAGCCATTGCCGGCGTGTTGAATGAACAAGGAAATGTACTTGGCATGATGCCACTTCCTGAACGTGCAGTTGAGGAAATTATCGGAGGTACAGACGGATTGCCTCTATTCAATTCAATCTTAAAAAGGTGGAGTGAAAATAATGTCAGCCAAGCATGA
- the purL gene encoding phosphoribosylformylglycinamidine synthase subunit PurL yields MSAKHEPSTQQVKDEKLYLQMGMTDEEFELATDMLGRLPNYTETGLFSALWSEHCSYKSSKPVLRKFPTEGTRVLQGPGEGAGIVDIGDNQAVVFKMESHNSPSAIEPFIGAATGAGGVLRDVFSMGSRPVALVNSLRFGDLTDARDRFLFEEAVAGIASYGNIIGIPTIAGEVQFDNCYSKRPLVNAMAVGLLNHEDIQKGVASGVGNTVMYAGATTGRDGIHGATMSSSEVAVGEDTAPPVMQAGDPYLEKLVMEACLDLVKSDALIGIQDMGAAGLTSSAAEMASKAGYGVELNLDLVPQREEGMTAYEMMLSESQERMLIVVKQGREQEVIDIFAKYNVEAVSIGTVTDDKMLRLLHKGEVVAEVSADALAEDAPVYHKKSEEPAYFRAFQAQKMTEPVVKDLQETLKDLLQRPTIASKEWVYNQFDTQARSNTVVAPGSSAGVIRVSGTNKGLAMTSDCNSRFVYLDPETGGKIAVAEAARNLICSGAEPIAITDCLNFGSADKPEVFWQLEKSADGISDACIKLNAPVISGNVSLSNEVNGVPIYPTPTIGMVGLVHDLSQVTTTAFKQAGDAIYVIGEAGLDFGGSELQQMTDGTISGQAPAIDLDVEAARQKAVLTAIQEGLVQSATDLSEGGFAIALCEKAFDAEGLGADVTVAGSAVTALFSETQSRFLVTVKEEHTAAFEAVVADAIKIGAVTASDRVVINGENGVLIDGAVEEFRSAWKGAIQCLLNSEA; encoded by the coding sequence ATGTCAGCCAAGCATGAACCAAGCACACAGCAAGTAAAAGATGAAAAGTTATACCTACAAATGGGAATGACCGATGAAGAATTCGAACTTGCAACAGATATGTTAGGTCGCCTTCCGAACTATACAGAAACAGGTCTATTCTCTGCTTTATGGTCTGAGCATTGTTCATATAAAAGCTCGAAACCAGTTCTTCGCAAATTCCCAACTGAAGGAACACGCGTCCTTCAAGGTCCTGGTGAGGGTGCAGGGATTGTAGATATCGGTGATAACCAAGCAGTTGTTTTCAAAATGGAATCACATAACTCACCGTCTGCTATCGAACCGTTCATTGGCGCAGCAACAGGTGCAGGTGGAGTTTTGCGTGATGTTTTCTCTATGGGATCTCGCCCAGTAGCACTTGTTAACTCATTGCGTTTTGGGGACTTAACAGATGCGCGGGACCGTTTTTTATTCGAAGAGGCGGTTGCGGGGATTGCTAGTTACGGCAATATCATTGGTATTCCTACGATTGCGGGAGAAGTACAGTTCGATAATTGTTATTCAAAACGTCCACTTGTCAATGCGATGGCTGTTGGTTTATTAAACCATGAAGATATTCAAAAAGGTGTGGCTTCGGGTGTAGGGAATACGGTGATGTATGCGGGCGCTACAACTGGACGCGACGGTATTCACGGTGCAACGATGTCATCATCTGAAGTAGCTGTGGGTGAAGATACGGCACCACCAGTTATGCAGGCAGGGGATCCGTACCTTGAGAAGCTTGTCATGGAAGCTTGTCTTGATCTTGTTAAATCAGATGCATTGATCGGAATTCAAGATATGGGTGCGGCGGGACTTACTTCGTCAGCAGCTGAAATGGCATCTAAAGCGGGTTATGGTGTTGAGTTGAATCTCGACTTAGTGCCACAACGTGAGGAAGGCATGACGGCGTATGAAATGATGCTGTCAGAATCACAGGAGCGTATGCTAATCGTTGTAAAACAGGGTCGTGAACAAGAAGTTATAGACATATTTGCGAAATATAATGTTGAAGCAGTCTCTATTGGTACCGTGACGGATGATAAAATGCTACGTCTACTTCATAAAGGTGAAGTCGTTGCGGAAGTATCGGCAGATGCACTTGCTGAAGACGCACCAGTTTACCATAAAAAATCTGAGGAACCTGCTTACTTTAGAGCGTTCCAAGCGCAAAAAATGACAGAACCTGTCGTCAAGGATTTGCAGGAAACATTGAAGGACTTATTGCAACGTCCAACGATTGCTTCTAAAGAATGGGTTTACAATCAATTCGATACACAAGCGCGCTCCAATACAGTCGTTGCACCAGGTTCATCTGCAGGGGTTATTCGTGTAAGTGGAACGAACAAAGGGCTTGCGATGACATCTGATTGTAACTCACGTTTTGTTTACCTAGATCCAGAAACAGGTGGGAAAATTGCAGTTGCGGAAGCGGCGCGTAACCTAATTTGTTCGGGAGCAGAACCGATTGCGATTACGGATTGCTTAAACTTTGGTAGTGCAGACAAGCCAGAAGTATTTTGGCAGCTTGAAAAATCAGCCGACGGTATTTCTGACGCGTGCATCAAGTTGAACGCACCTGTTATTAGCGGAAACGTTTCTTTATCAAATGAAGTGAACGGCGTTCCAATCTATCCAACACCAACGATTGGTATGGTTGGGCTTGTCCACGACTTATCCCAAGTGACAACAACTGCATTCAAGCAAGCTGGCGACGCAATCTATGTGATTGGCGAAGCAGGACTTGATTTTGGAGGTAGTGAACTTCAACAGATGACAGATGGTACTATTTCTGGTCAAGCACCGGCAATCGATCTTGACGTTGAAGCGGCTCGTCAAAAGGCAGTGTTGACAGCGATTCAGGAAGGACTTGTTCAATCTGCAACAGATTTATCTGAAGGTGGATTTGCTATTGCACTTTGCGAAAAAGCATTCGATGCAGAAGGTCTTGGCGCGGATGTAACAGTCGCAGGATCTGCTGTTACGGCATTGTTCAGTGAAACGCAATCTCGTTTTCTTGTCACTGTTAAAGAAGAACATACAGCAGCATTTGAAGCGGTTGTAGCAGATGCGATTAAAATTGGTGCAGTAACGGCTAGTGATCGAGTTGTGATCAACGGTGAAAACGGTGTGTTAATTGACGGGGCGGTTGAAGAATTCCGTTCTGCTTGGAAAGGGGCTATCCAATGCTTGCTGAACTCAGAGGCCTAA
- the purF gene encoding amidophosphoribosyltransferase produces MLAELRGLNEECGVFGIWGHVDAAQISYYGLHALQHRGQEGAGIVTKDGKKLHVIKGEGLVNDVFSGNEIENLKGSAAIGQVRYSSENGRGIENVQPLVFRSTTGSLSVAHNGNIVNAVELREHLERQGSIFQTNSDTEVLAHLIKRSSGSLNQRDRVKKALAMLKGAFAFVILTDDGLMVAQDPNGLRPLSLGKMGNAWVVASETCAFDIIGAECVRSVEPGELIIINEKGLHSERFAPAADSAMCSMEYVYFARPDSDIDGINIHMARKRCGKQLAREMAHIEADVVTGVPDSSISAAIGFSEESGIPYELGLIKSRYVGRTFIQPSQELREQGVKMKLSPVQQVVKGKRVIVVDDSIVRGTTSKRIVRMLKEAGATEVHVVSASPPLVNPCFYGVDISTDSELISTNRTIEEVRELIEADSLTYLSPEGMLKAIGRSDSMKNCGQCLACFTGEYPTEIYSDTVLPHKKEIV; encoded by the coding sequence ATGCTTGCTGAACTCAGAGGCCTAAACGAAGAGTGCGGTGTGTTTGGCATTTGGGGTCATGTAGATGCGGCGCAGATCAGTTATTATGGTCTGCACGCATTACAACATCGTGGGCAAGAGGGCGCTGGTATTGTGACGAAAGACGGTAAAAAGTTACATGTCATTAAAGGCGAAGGCCTGGTCAACGATGTGTTCTCAGGTAATGAGATTGAAAATTTAAAAGGTAGTGCTGCTATTGGGCAAGTGCGTTATTCATCGGAAAATGGCAGAGGCATTGAAAATGTGCAACCACTTGTTTTCCGCTCAACGACGGGCAGTCTATCTGTTGCTCACAATGGTAACATTGTCAATGCAGTTGAATTGCGTGAGCATCTTGAGCGTCAAGGTAGTATTTTTCAAACCAATTCAGATACAGAAGTACTGGCACATTTAATCAAAAGAAGTAGTGGTTCTTTAAACCAGCGTGATCGTGTGAAAAAAGCATTGGCGATGTTAAAAGGTGCGTTTGCTTTTGTTATTTTAACAGATGATGGGCTGATGGTAGCACAGGATCCAAATGGTTTACGTCCACTGTCTCTTGGGAAAATGGGCAATGCTTGGGTTGTAGCGTCAGAAACATGTGCGTTCGATATTATTGGTGCAGAATGTGTTCGTTCGGTTGAACCAGGTGAACTCATTATCATCAATGAAAAAGGACTTCACTCTGAACGCTTTGCTCCAGCAGCAGATTCAGCGATGTGCTCAATGGAATATGTCTATTTTGCGCGTCCCGATTCGGATATTGATGGCATTAATATTCACATGGCACGGAAACGTTGTGGAAAACAGCTGGCACGTGAAATGGCACATATTGAAGCGGATGTTGTCACAGGCGTACCCGATTCGAGTATTTCGGCGGCTATTGGATTCTCAGAGGAAAGTGGTATACCTTACGAACTCGGACTTATTAAAAGTCGTTACGTAGGTCGTACGTTCATCCAACCTTCTCAGGAATTGCGTGAGCAAGGCGTTAAAATGAAACTGTCTCCTGTGCAACAGGTTGTCAAAGGAAAACGAGTTATCGTAGTGGATGATTCGATTGTTCGTGGGACAACGTCTAAACGTATTGTGAGGATGTTGAAAGAGGCGGGGGCAACAGAGGTTCATGTTGTTAGTGCTTCACCTCCACTCGTCAATCCATGTTTCTATGGTGTGGATATTAGCACGGATTCAGAATTGATTTCAACGAATCGTACGATTGAGGAAGTTCGTGAGCTCATTGAAGCTGATTCATTAACATATTTGTCACCTGAAGGCATGTTGAAAGCGATTGGCCGTTCAGATAGCATGAAAAATTGTGGACAATGTTTGGCTTGTTTCACGGGAGAATACCCAACAGAAATCTATTCAGATACAGTTTTACCACATAAAAAAGAAATCGTTTGA
- the purM gene encoding phosphoribosylformylglycinamidine cyclo-ligase, with protein MSKAYESAGVNIEAGYESVERMKSHVARTARIGVAGTFGGFGGMFDLSALDYKEPVLISGTDGVGTKLKLAFMADKHDTIGIDCVAMCVNDIVAQGAEPLYFLDYIALGKAVPAKVEAIVKGIADGCVQSGAALIGGETAEMPGLYEVDEYDLAGFAVGACEKSKIVTGEKVAAGDVIVGIASSGIHSNGYSLVRKIVLEDNGYAIDGVIDGYEDLGTVGDALLEPTKIYAKPVLQMHQELDVHSMGHITGGGFFENLPRMFADGFGTEIDLGSWPVLPVFNMLKEKGELLDKDLYSVFNMGVGFAVALPADQADRAIAIAEQHGEKAYKIGRVVTGEGVTFIGDHDGSLAK; from the coding sequence ATGTCGAAGGCGTATGAAAGTGCAGGGGTAAATATTGAAGCTGGCTATGAGTCAGTTGAACGGATGAAGTCGCATGTTGCACGCACTGCACGTATTGGTGTTGCAGGAACGTTTGGCGGTTTTGGCGGGATGTTCGATCTTTCAGCGCTCGATTATAAAGAGCCAGTTCTTATTTCAGGTACAGATGGTGTCGGAACGAAGTTGAAGCTCGCATTTATGGCAGATAAGCACGACACAATCGGTATCGACTGCGTAGCTATGTGTGTCAATGACATTGTTGCCCAAGGTGCAGAGCCACTTTACTTCCTCGATTATATTGCACTAGGCAAAGCTGTACCTGCAAAGGTTGAAGCGATTGTTAAAGGAATTGCAGATGGCTGTGTCCAATCAGGTGCGGCGTTAATCGGTGGAGAAACAGCAGAAATGCCAGGTCTTTATGAAGTCGATGAATACGATTTGGCTGGCTTTGCCGTTGGTGCTTGTGAAAAGAGCAAGATTGTCACAGGTGAGAAAGTTGCTGCTGGCGATGTGATTGTTGGGATTGCTTCAAGCGGTATTCATTCCAACGGTTATTCTTTGGTTCGTAAAATTGTTCTTGAAGATAACGGCTACGCAATTGATGGTGTTATTGACGGCTATGAGGATCTTGGAACAGTTGGCGATGCACTTCTTGAGCCGACTAAAATCTATGCCAAGCCTGTTCTACAAATGCATCAGGAATTAGATGTCCATTCTATGGGGCATATTACGGGCGGAGGATTCTTTGAAAACTTGCCACGTATGTTTGCCGATGGATTTGGAACAGAAATTGACCTTGGTTCATGGCCAGTGCTTCCAGTATTCAATATGCTGAAAGAAAAAGGCGAGCTGTTGGATAAAGATCTGTATAGCGTCTTCAATATGGGTGTTGGCTTTGCTGTAGCACTTCCAGCTGATCAAGCAGATCGTGCAATTGCCATTGCAGAGCAGCATGGGGAAAAAGCGTACAAAATTGGACGTGTTGTAACAGGTGAAGGCGTTACATTCATAGGCGATCATGATGGAAGTCTTGCCAAATGA
- the purN gene encoding phosphoribosylglycinamide formyltransferase, with protein sequence MTQKIKIAVFASGSGSNFAAIAEACRLGELNAEIVLMVTNKPEAYVVERAEQAGIPVAAFRPKEFNTKDTYEEAILEALRASGAEWLVLAGYMRLVGQPLLEAYPTNIVNIHPSLLPSFPGIDAIEQAVEHGVKVTGVTVHLVDEGMDTGMILAQRAVDVVDGDVNKTAEAIHAVEHDLYKETLNRLFSR encoded by the coding sequence ATGACTCAAAAAATAAAAATTGCCGTTTTCGCATCTGGAAGCGGCAGTAATTTTGCGGCAATTGCAGAAGCCTGTCGACTAGGTGAGCTAAACGCTGAAATTGTCCTCATGGTGACGAATAAGCCCGAAGCCTATGTCGTCGAACGTGCTGAACAAGCAGGTATTCCAGTTGCAGCATTTCGACCAAAGGAATTTAACACAAAAGATACATACGAAGAAGCAATCCTTGAAGCACTTCGTGCGTCCGGGGCAGAATGGCTTGTCTTAGCAGGCTATATGCGACTCGTTGGACAACCTTTGCTAGAGGCGTATCCTACCAATATCGTCAATATCCATCCATCCCTACTGCCATCGTTCCCAGGAATCGATGCCATTGAACAAGCCGTCGAGCATGGCGTCAAAGTAACAGGCGTCACAGTTCACCTTGTCGATGAAGGAATGGACACAGGAATGATTTTGGCACAACGCGCTGTCGATGTTGTCGATGGCGATGTAAACAAAACAGCAGAAGCCATTCACGCTGTTGAACATGATCTATATAAAGAAACATTAAATAGACTTTTTAGCCGGTAA
- the purH gene encoding bifunctional phosphoribosylaminoimidazolecarboxamide formyltransferase/IMP cyclohydrolase, with product MKKRALLSVSDKSGILEFAKVLEGLGYELLSTGGTMKHLADNGVAITAVDAVTGFPEIMEGRVKTLNPMIHGGLLAKQDDPSHIAQMEEHGIQPIDIVCVNLYPFKETISKPDVSTDDAIENIDIGGPAMLRASAKNHAYVTVIVDATDYDQVIAELTADGQTTLATRRRLAAKVFRHTAAYDALISGYLTDLAGEEFPEQVTYTYELKQPLRYGENPHQKAAFYSRPLGSDFSIAYAQQLHGKELSYNNIQDANAAIQIVKEFEGPAAVAVKHMNPCGVGTGETIFDAFNKAYEADSTSIFGGIIALNREVDAATAEKLSGIFLEIIIAPAFTEEAIDILTQKKNIRLMTISFDQNKKDKWNTVSVEGGLLMQEPDAYGFADADIKVATDREPTEAEWQAMKLGWAVVKHVKSNAIVVTDDHMTLGVGAGQMNRVGAANIALTQAGERAKGAALASDAFFPMDDTVEAAAKAGITAIIQPGGSVKDEDSIKKANEYGITMVFTGVRHFKH from the coding sequence GTGAAAAAACGTGCACTGCTTAGCGTATCAGACAAAAGTGGTATTTTGGAATTTGCAAAAGTGTTGGAAGGTCTAGGCTACGAACTATTATCTACAGGCGGAACAATGAAGCACCTAGCGGACAATGGCGTTGCTATCACAGCTGTTGACGCAGTAACAGGCTTCCCTGAAATTATGGAGGGCCGTGTGAAGACACTCAACCCAATGATTCACGGGGGATTGCTTGCGAAACAAGATGACCCATCACACATCGCACAAATGGAAGAGCACGGCATTCAGCCAATCGACATCGTTTGTGTCAACTTGTATCCGTTCAAAGAAACGATTTCAAAACCGGATGTGTCAACTGATGATGCTATCGAAAACATTGATATCGGTGGACCAGCCATGCTTCGTGCTTCTGCGAAAAACCATGCATACGTGACGGTAATCGTCGATGCAACAGATTACGACCAAGTCATCGCCGAATTAACAGCAGATGGCCAAACGACACTTGCAACACGCAGACGTCTTGCCGCAAAAGTATTCCGTCACACAGCTGCATACGATGCACTCATTTCAGGTTACTTAACAGACCTTGCGGGGGAAGAATTCCCAGAGCAGGTTACGTACACATATGAGTTGAAACAACCATTACGTTATGGTGAAAACCCACACCAAAAAGCAGCATTTTACAGTCGTCCACTTGGTTCTGATTTTTCAATTGCCTATGCACAACAACTACATGGTAAAGAATTATCGTACAACAATATCCAGGATGCTAACGCAGCGATTCAAATCGTCAAAGAATTCGAAGGACCTGCTGCAGTTGCGGTGAAGCATATGAATCCTTGTGGTGTTGGAACAGGGGAAACGATTTTTGATGCATTTAATAAAGCATATGAAGCAGACTCGACATCCATTTTCGGCGGTATCATCGCATTAAACCGTGAAGTAGACGCGGCAACTGCTGAAAAACTATCGGGTATCTTCCTTGAAATTATCATTGCACCTGCTTTCACAGAAGAGGCAATTGACATCTTGACACAGAAGAAAAACATTCGCTTGATGACGATTTCGTTTGATCAAAACAAAAAAGATAAATGGAATACAGTTTCTGTTGAAGGTGGATTGTTAATGCAAGAGCCAGATGCTTATGGTTTTGCGGATGCAGACATTAAAGTTGCAACAGATCGTGAGCCCACAGAAGCTGAATGGCAAGCGATGAAATTGGGCTGGGCAGTTGTCAAGCACGTCAAATCAAATGCCATTGTTGTAACAGACGATCATATGACACTTGGTGTGGGTGCCGGGCAAATGAACCGCGTTGGCGCAGCAAATATCGCATTGACACAGGCGGGTGAACGTGCGAAAGGTGCAGCACTTGCATCGGATGCATTTTTCCCAATGGACGATACAGTCGAAGCCGCGGCGAAAGCGGGCATTACGGCGATTATCCAACCAGGTGGATCAGTGAAAGACGAAGATTCTATTAAAAAGGCAAATGAATACGGCATTACGATGGTATTTACAGGCGTCCGTCACTTTAAACATTGA